The Pochonia chlamydosporia 170 chromosome 1, whole genome shotgun sequence genome window below encodes:
- a CDS encoding methylthioribulose-1-phosphate dehydratase (similar to Metarhizium robertsii ARSEF 23 XP_007820404.1) translates to MTTEHDDKKRRLDEGDQLITSNNPEHPANLIPSLCAKFWTLGWVTGTGGGCSIREKDLVYIAPSGVQKELMKNTDIYVLSLAAQEPTFKQRTYLRSPPCYKPSQCTPLFLAAFTRRNAGCCIHTHSQWAVLVTLLLEAQGPGNDKVFEINNIEQIKGFGKGMTRQGNLGYHDTLRIPVIENTPHEEDLTEYLEEAMEKYPDTYAVLVRRHGVYVWGDNVHKAKTMCESLDYLFQLAVEMKKLGLPWISEIARVAPDRA, encoded by the exons CGACGAGGGCGACCAGCTcatcacctccaacaacccagAGCACCCGGCCAACCTCATCCCTTCACTGTGTGCCAAATTCTGGACCCTCGGATGGGTGACTGGTACCGGAGGCGGATGCTCAATCCGCGAAAA AGATCTCGTCTACATCGCCCCCTCCGGCGTCCAAAAAGAACTCATGAAAAACACAGACATATACGTCCTCTCACTCGCCGCCCAAGAACCAACCTTCAAGCAACGCACCTACCTCCGCTCACCACCGTGCTACAAACCATCGCAATGCACGCCCCTCTTCCTCGCGGCCTTTACGCGCCGCAACGCCGGCTGCTGCATCCACACGCACTCCCAATGGGCCGTCCTCGTCACTCTCCTTCTGGAAGCGCAAGGGCCGGGAAACGACAAGGTCTTTGAGATCAACAACATTGAGCAGATCAAGGGCTTCGGGAAGGGCATGACCAGGCAGGGGAACTTGGGGTATCATGATACGCTGAGGATTCCGGTGATTGAGAATACGCCGCATGAGGAGGACTTGACGGAGTATTTGGAGGAGGCGATGGAGAAATATCCGGATACGTATGCCGTGTTGGTGAGGAGGCATGGCGTGTATGTTTGGGGGGATAATGTGCACAAGGCGAAGACGATGTGTGAGAG TCTTGATTATTTGTTCCAGTTGGCggtggagatgaagaagctgggtcTTCCTTGGATTAGTGAGATTGCTCGCGTTGCGCCTGATCGGGCTTGA
- a CDS encoding Sec20 domain-containing protein (similar to Metarhizium acridum CQMa 102 XP_007810137.1): MSIAALQERLTALQETTTQLRELIDRLAHLDFQPGSVPQGTDEESSVSGELSEEIGQLLRNGLDEQELLQEEVKFARPEGVEKTGLRESVDRLASELASCRGNFRKARLAARESLARAQKLERQLIIQSYSLPVSEPDVLQTEEAPAPIHRPQRYYQEHQQSHLSENEQRTVGAGNDVTNALRRTHDLIATELFRSEYAHQTLTESSAALKQLNESYSSLDSMLASSRDLLGTLLRSQKSDTWYLQTSMYMLMVTGAWLLFRRLLYGPMWWLVWLPLRVLFGVGSKAGSAVMQRGAGESGKVGGVGEDGKVSVEGLPKEDLPTVQVGGKMDSGSKDDSDSMIEKVAKVVEEAGELGNLGGEGDVDAEDQPRNPKKRMWEEPEVKSETGSEGIRDEL, translated from the exons ATGTCCATAGCAGCTCTACAAGAGCGACTCACTGCTTTGCAAGAGACCACCACACAACTAAGGGAGCTCATCGACCGGCTCGCCCATCTCGACTTCCAACCCGGCTCCGTCCCCCAAGGCACCGATGAAGAAAGCAGCGTGAGCGGCGAACTAAGTGAAGAAATCGGCCAGCTTCTACGAAATGGCCTCGACGAACAGGAActtctccaagaagaagtcaagttTGCTCGACCGGAAGGAGTAGAAAAGACAGGGCTAAGGGAAAGTGTCGATCGGCTTGCTTCCGAACTCGCCAG TTGCCGGGGAAACTTTCGAAAAGCACGACTAGCAGCACGAGAATCTCTAGCCCGAGCCCAGAAACTAGAACGCCAACTCATCATACAATCGTACTCCCTCCCCGTCTCTGAGCCAGACGTCTTGCAAACCGAAGAGGCTCCCGCGCCTATACACCGCCCCCAGCGATATTatcaagagcatcaacaATCGCATCTGTCCGAAAACGAGCAACGTACTGTTGGGGCAGGCAACGATGTTACGAATGCGCTGCGCCGAACGCACGATCTCATCGCCACGGAGCTGTTTCGCAGCGAATATGCGCACCAAACTCTGACTGAGTCGTCTGCTGCGCTGAAACAGCTCAATGAGTCGTATTCTTCGTTGGACAGTATGCTCGCCAGTTCACGGGATTTACTGGGGACGTTGCTGCGCTCACAGAAAAGTGATACGTGGTACCTCCAGACGTCTATGTacatgttgatggtgacggGGGCGTGGCTGTTGTTCAGGCGGCTTTTGTATGGCCcaatgtggtggttggtttggctgCCGTTGCGGGTGTTGTTTGGCGTGGGGTCCAAGGCTGGGAGTGCGGTGATGCAGAGAGGTGCTGGGGAGTCTGGCAAGGTTGGGGGCGTGGGCGAGGACGGCAAAGTTTCGGTGGAGGGGTTGCCGAAGGAGGATTTGCCGACTGTGCAGGTGGGAGGGAAGATGGACTCGGGCTCGAAGGACGACTCGGATTCCATGATTGAAAAGGTTGCCAAGGTAGTTGAAGAGGCGGGTGAGTTGGGGAACTTGGGCGGCGAGGGGGATGTTGATGCGGAGGACCAGCCGAGGAATCCTAAAAAGAGGATGTGGGAGGAGCCGGAGGTCAAGTCAGAAACCGGCTCAGAGGGCATACGTGATGAATTGTaa
- a CDS encoding mitochondrial ribosomal protein L44 (similar to Metarhizium robertsii ARSEF 23 XP_007820402.1), giving the protein MITKFMTEITAKFNPFSACAKPARLFLTFLPPNARASGTSITTSLLPRDSAEPSSLKVKFKDGKELNFDCGKINIKGVVEEVDRHSRKLQKAADLTD; this is encoded by the exons ATGATAACGAAATTTATGACCGAGATTAcggccaagttcaacccGTTTTCGGCTTGCGCAAAACCCGCTCGACTGTTCCTTACTTTCCTACCTCCTAATGCTCGCGCCAGCGGTACATCGATAACgacgagcctgttgcctCGAGATTCGGCCGAGCCGAGCTCCTTGAAAGTGAAATTCA AGGACGGCAAAGAGCTAAATTTTGATTGCGGCAAGATCAACATTAAAGGCGTCGTTGAAGAAGTCGACCGACACTCTCGCAAGTTACAAAAGGCGGCCGACTTGACGGATTAG
- a CDS encoding inorganic pyrophosphatase (similar to Metarhizium acridum CQMa 102 XP_007810139.1), with translation MDSRVAYGVHKNGAPNTKSYKVYINQHSNVNGQTVSKIISPFHDIPLYANEEKTILNMVVEIPRWTNAKLEISKKEDLNPILQDVKGDKVRFVRNCFPHKGYLWNYGAFPQTWEDPTHKDGNTQAFGDNDPLDVCDISEFVGYTGQVKQVKVLGIMALLDEGETDWKVIVIDVKDALAPKLNDIEDVERHLPGLMRATNEWFRIYKIPDGKPENQFAFTGESKNKAFANGIIEECHNAWKVLINAQTKPKENSDENPGAKIKITNTTQAGTPGYTQQAPPVAPHEELPPKEVTDTNVDKWFYISGASA, from the exons ATGGATTCCCGAGTCGCTTATGGCGTCCACAAGAATGGCGctcccaacaccaagagcTACAAGGTCTACATCAACCAGCACTCTAATGTGAATGGTCAGACTGTCTCCAAGATCATCTCCCCTTTCCACGACATTCCTCTGTATGCCAATGAGGAGAAGaccattctcaacatggTTGTTGAGATTCCACGATGGACCAATGCTAAGCTTGAG ATCTCCAAGAAGGAAGACCTCAACCCCATCTTGCAGGACGTAAAGGGCGACAAGGTTCGATTTGTTCGCAACTGCTTCCCCCACAAGGGATACCTGTGGAACTATGGTGCTTTCCCCCAA ACTTGGGAAGACCCCACCCACAAGGACGGCAACACCCAGGCCTTTGGTGACAACGACCCTCTTGACGTTTGCGATATCAGCGAGTTTGTTGGTTACACTGGACAGGTCAAGCAGGTCAAGGTtcttggcatcatggctCTCCTCGATGAAGGAGAGACGGACTGGAAAGTCATCGTTATTGACGTCAAGGACGCTCTGGCCCCCAAGCTCAACGACATCGAGGATGTTGAGCGCCACCTGCCTGGTCTGATGCGCGCCACTAACGAGTGGTTCCGTATCTACAAAATCCCTGATGGCAAGCCTGAGAACCAGTTCGCTTTCACCGGCGaatccaagaacaaggc ATTCGCCAATGGCATCATTGAGGAATGCCACAACGCCTGGAAGGTCCTCATCAATGCCCAGACCAAGCCCAAGGAGAACTCGGACGAGAACCCTGgcgccaagatcaagat TACCAACACTACACAAGCCGGCACTCCTGGTTACACCCAACAGGCCCCTCCCGTGGCTCCCCACGAGGAGCTCCCTCCTAAGGAGGTTACTGACACCAATGTTGACAAGTGGTTCTACATTAGCGGCGCTTCTGCTTAA
- a CDS encoding sphingolipid long chain base-responsive protein PIL1 (similar to Metarhizium robertsii ARSEF 23 XP_007820400.1), whose product MSRSSFDGSFMQLGPAQFRYLPAESIANSPSTRRNRALSIRSGSKSNKGSSSGSQLPSFSFSSLRGQAQPELSRKLFKLIKSENNLINAHEAAGRERINIATQLSEWGEQTGDDAISDISDKPSRDGKAKIADEIAKLKMKEPESARLVVLEQELVRAEAENLVAEAQLTNITRQKLKEAYDSEFLATIERAEKQIILAKHGRRLLALLDDTPVIPGDTRPAYADGGQARQILNDCEDDLRDWRAETELYDAPAAEVSPVKEKQPALDVEADTGVKETEMDVKAAA is encoded by the exons ATGTCGCGATCCAGTTTTGACGGCTCTTTCAtgcagcttggcccagcTCAGTTCCGCTACCTCCCAGCCGAGTCGATAGCTAACAGCCCTTCTACCCGCAGGAATCGCGCGCTCTCAATCCGTTCCGGCAGCAAGTCCAACAAGGGCTCCAGCTCCGGAAGCCAGCTaccaagcttctccttcagcTCGCTCCGTGGCCAAGCTCAACCCGAGCTGTCACGCAAGCTGTTCAAGCTAATCAAGTCTGAGAACAACCTCATTAACGCTCACGAGGCGGCGGGCCGCGAGCGCATCAATATTGCAACCCAGCTGTCTGAGTGGGGAGAGCAGACGGGCGATGATGCCATCAGTGACATCTCCGACAAG CCTAGCCGCGacggcaaggccaagattgcGGATGAGATTGCGAagctcaagatgaaggaaCCGGAGAGTGCGAGACTGGTTGTCCTGGAGCAGGAGCTTGTTCGGGCAGAGGCTGAGAATCTGGTTGCTGAAGCTCAACTGACCAACATT ACACGtcagaagctcaaggaggcTTACGATTCCGAGTTCCTCGCCACCATTGAGCGAGCCGAGAAGCAGATTATTCTTGCCAAGCATGGACGTCGTCTTCTGGCCCTTCTTGATGACACACCTGTTATTCCCGGCGACACCCGTCCCGCCTACGCTGATGGTGGGCAGGCTCGTCAGATCCTTAACGACTGCGAAGATGATCTTCGAGACTGGCGGGCAGAGACTGAATTGTATGATGCTCCCGCTGCTGAGGTATCCCCtgtgaaggagaagcagccggctttggatgttgaggcgGATACTGGCGTGAAGGAGACTGAGATGGACGTCAAGGCGGCTGCGTAA